Proteins encoded within one genomic window of Streptomyces sp. NBC_01314:
- a CDS encoding phosphomannomutase/phosphoglucomutase, translating into MAADLSTIVKAYDVRGVVPDQWDETLAELFGAAFVRVTGADAIVTGHDMRPSSPGLSRAFARGAAALGVNVTEIGLCSTDQLYYASGTLNLPGAMFTASHNPARYNGIKLCRAGAAPVGQDTGLTEIRELVEGWTESGAPAPAATPGTITSRDTLEDYAAHLLGLVDLTSTRPLKVVVDAGNGMGGHTVPTVFAGLPLDLVPMYFELDGTFPNHEANPLDPANLVDLQKRVREEGADLGIAFDGDADRCFVVDEQGNPVPPSAITALVACRELAKHGGKGTIIHNLITSWSVPEVVKENGGTPVRTRVGHSFIKAEMARTGAIFGGEHSAHYYFADFWNADTGMLAALHVLAALGGQDGPLSGLVAQYDRYTGSGEINSTVADQTDRLAAVRSAYENREDVTLDDLDGLTVSSADWWFNVRPSNTEPLLRLNAEARDDTTMAKIRDEVLRIIRA; encoded by the coding sequence GTGGCTGCTGATCTGTCGACGATCGTGAAGGCGTACGACGTACGCGGGGTGGTCCCGGACCAGTGGGACGAGACCCTGGCCGAGCTCTTCGGGGCGGCATTCGTGCGGGTGACCGGCGCGGACGCCATCGTGACCGGCCACGACATGCGGCCCTCCTCGCCCGGCCTGTCGCGTGCCTTCGCGCGCGGGGCGGCAGCGCTCGGGGTGAACGTGACCGAGATCGGCCTCTGTTCGACGGACCAGCTGTACTACGCGTCGGGCACGCTGAACCTGCCCGGCGCGATGTTCACGGCCTCCCACAACCCCGCCCGGTACAACGGCATCAAGCTGTGCCGCGCGGGCGCCGCCCCCGTCGGCCAGGACACCGGCCTCACCGAGATCCGCGAACTGGTCGAGGGCTGGACCGAGTCGGGCGCCCCGGCGCCGGCCGCGACGCCTGGCACGATCACCTCCCGGGACACGTTGGAGGACTACGCGGCGCACCTCCTCGGCCTCGTCGACCTGACCTCCACCCGCCCCCTGAAGGTCGTCGTCGACGCGGGCAACGGCATGGGTGGCCACACCGTCCCGACGGTCTTCGCCGGCCTGCCGCTGGACCTGGTCCCCATGTACTTCGAACTGGACGGCACGTTCCCGAACCACGAGGCCAACCCTCTCGACCCGGCGAACCTCGTCGACCTCCAGAAGCGGGTCCGCGAGGAGGGCGCCGATCTCGGCATCGCCTTCGACGGCGACGCCGACCGTTGCTTCGTCGTCGACGAGCAGGGCAACCCCGTCCCGCCCTCCGCGATCACGGCCCTGGTCGCCTGCCGCGAACTCGCCAAGCACGGCGGCAAGGGCACGATCATCCACAACCTGATCACCTCCTGGTCCGTCCCGGAGGTGGTGAAGGAGAACGGCGGCACGCCGGTGCGCACCCGCGTCGGCCACTCCTTCATCAAGGCCGAGATGGCCAGAACCGGCGCGATCTTCGGCGGCGAGCACTCCGCCCACTACTACTTCGCCGACTTCTGGAACGCCGACACGGGCATGCTGGCCGCCCTGCACGTCCTCGCCGCCCTCGGCGGCCAGGACGGCCCCCTCTCCGGCCTCGTCGCCCAGTACGACCGCTACACGGGCTCCGGCGAGATCAACTCCACGGTCGCCGACCAGACGGACCGCCTGGCCGCGGTCCGCTCCGCGTACGAGAACCGGGAGGACGTCACCCTGGACGACCTCGACGGCCTCACCGTCTCCTCGGCGGACTGGTGGTTCAACGTCCGCCCCTCCAACACGGAACCGCTGCTGAGGCTGAACGCGGAGGCGAGGG